A genomic region of Apus apus isolate bApuApu2 chromosome 24, bApuApu2.pri.cur, whole genome shotgun sequence contains the following coding sequences:
- the SIN3B gene encoding paired amphipathic helix protein Sin3b isoform X1 — translation MAAGGGGRGGSAPRWGSARAAPQEKLPVHVEDALSYLDQVKIRFGSDPATYNGFLEIMKEFKSQSIDTPGVIRRVSQLFHEHPDLIVGFNAFLPLGYRIEIPKNGKLSIQSPLNSQVPSEPVPSALPGSGLLLHYSQENSHNHSDCSEEFRQQLPYKEDKSQIPLESDSVEFNNAISYVNKIKTRFLDHPEIYRSFLEILHTYQKEQLNTKGRPFRGMSEEEVFTEVANLFRGQEDLLSEFGQFLPEAKRSLFTGNGPCEVNSVQKTEHEKNLEHSKKRSRPLLLRPVSGPAKKKMKLRGTKDLSVATVGKYGTLQEFSFFDKVRRVLKSQEVYENFLRCIALFNQELVSGSELLQLVTPFLGKFPELFAQFKSFLGVKELSFASPLSDRSGDGMSREIDYASCKRIGSSYRALPKTYQQPKCSGRTAICKEVLNDTWVSFPSWSEDSTFVSSKKTPYEEQLHRCEDERFELDVVLETNLATIRVLESVQKKLSRLTQEDQEKFRLDDCLGGTSEVIQRRAIYRIYGDKAPEIIESLKKNPVTAVPVVLKRLKAKEEEWREAQQGFNKIWREQYEKAYLKSLDHQAVNFKQNDTKALRSKSLLNEIESVYDEHQEQHSEGRSSSTNEPHLIFIYEDKQILEDAASLISYYVKRQPTIQKEDQATIRQIVHHFIPELFFSQPPEHNISEESTDEDRENHQGQNLDTPELRKRHMPGPPSSPLEAKATFCDVTAAEPHNTLDDVYSLFFVNNNWYFFLRLHQTLCSRLLKIYRQAQKQLLEYRTEKEREKLLCEGRKEKTNDPAMELRLKQPSEVELEEYYPAFLDMVRSLLDGNIDPTQYEDTLREMFTIHAYIGFTMDKLVQNIVRQLHHLVSDDICLKVVELYLNERKRGAAGGNLSSRCVRAAKETSYQWKAERCMADENCFKVMFLQRKGQVIMTIELLDTEETQTEDPVEVQHLANYMEQYVGVEGAPNNQNDGFLLKPVFLQRNLKRFRRWQCKQVRALRSEVKSSWKRLIGVESACNVDCRFKLNTHKMMFIMNSEDYMYRRGALCRAKQVQPMVLLKHHQQFEEWHNRWLEENVSMEAVDVVQDWLMGDEDEEMVPCKTTCETVNVHGVPVNRYRVQYSRRPASP, via the exons GGAGATCATGAAAGAGTTCAAGAGCCAGAG CATTGACACACCTGGCGTAATCCGACGTGTTTCACAGCTTTTCCATGAGCATCCTGACCTCATTGTGGGATTCAATGCTTTCCTCCCTCTGGGCTACAGGATAGAAATTCCAAAGAATGGGAAGTTAAGTATACAGTCACCTTTGAACAGTCAG GTGCCCTCGGAGCCTGTCCCCAGTGCTCTCCCTGGCAGCGGGCTGTTGTTGCATTATTCCCAGGAGAATTCCCACAATCACAGTGACTGCTCTGAGGAGTTTAGGCAGCAACTTCCATACAAAGAAGACAAATCCCAGATTCCTTTGGAGTCTGATTCTGTGGAGTTCAATAATGCCATCAGTTACGTGAATAAGATCAAGACGCGTTTCCTTGACCACCCAGAAATTTACAGATCCTTTTTAGAAATCCTTCATACTTACCAG AAAGAGCAGCTGAACACTAAAGGCCGACCCTTCCGAGGCATGTCAGAGGAAGAAGTGTTTACTGAAGTAGCAAATCTCTTCAGGGGACAGGAGGATCTGCTCTCTGAGTTTGGACAATTCCTCCCAGAGGCTAAAAGGTCTTTG TTCACAGGAAATGGACCATGTGAAGTGAACAGCGTCCAGAAAACTGAGCATGAGAAGAATCTGGAGCACAGCAAAAAGCGATCCCGACCGCTGCTGCTGCGCCCTGTTTCTGGCCCAGCAAAG aagaaaatgaaactgcGAGGTACCAAAGATCTGTCAGTAGCAACAGTGGGGAAATATGGGACATTGCAagagttttccttctttgacaAG GTTCGAAGGGTCCTGAAGAGTCAGGAGGTCTATGAAAATTTTCTCCGTTGCATTGCTCTCTTCAACCAGGAGTTGGTCTCTGGCTCTGAGTTGCTCCAGCTGGTTACACCATTTCTGGG GAAATTCCCAGAACTCTTTGCACAGTTCAAGTCCTTCCTTGGTGTGAAAGAGCTTTCATTTGCTTCTCCCCTGAGCGACCGGTCTGGGGACGGGATGAGCCGGGAGATCGATTACGCTTCCTGCAAACGGATCGGATCCAGTTACCGGGCTCTCCCCAAAACCTACCAGCAGCCAAAGTGCAGTGGAAGAACAGCCATTTGCAAGGAG GTGTTAAATGATACCTGGGTTTCATTTCCATCCTGGTCTGAAGACTCCACTTTTGTCAGCTCCAAGAAGACtccttatgaggagcagctgcaccGCTGTGAAGATGAGCGGTTTGAG TTGGATGTTGTCTTGGAGACCAACTTAGCCACAATACGTGTGCTGGAGAGTGTGCAAAAGAAACTGTCTCGACTGACTCAAGAGGATCAGGAGAAGTTCCGACTGGATGACTGCTTGGGAGGGACATCAGAGGTGATCCAGCGCCGGGCCATCTATCGCATCTACGGTGATAAAGCACCAGAGATCATTGAAAGTCTTAAGAAAAACCCAGTTACTGCAGTTCCTGTTGTTCTTAAGAG GTTGAAAGCCAAAGAGGAGGAATGGCGGGAGGCCCAGCAAGGCTTCAACAAGATTTGGCGGGAGCAGTACGAGAAGGCCTACCTGAAGTCACTCGACCACCAGGCTGTCAACTTCAAGCAAAATGACACCAAAGCTTTGCGCTCCAAGAGCTTGCTGAATGAAATTGAGAGTGTCTATGATGAG CATCAGGAGCAGCATTCAGAGGGGAGAAGTTCATCCACAAACGAGCCTCATCTTATCTTTATCTATGAAGATAAGCAGATTTTGGAAGATGCAGCATCTCTTATCAGCTATTATGTAAAAAGGCAGCCCACTATCCAGAAGGAGGATCAAGCAACCATCCGGCAGATTGTGCATCACTTCATCCCTGAGCTGTTCTTCTCTCAGCCCCCCGAGCACAATATTTCTGAAGAATCAACAGATGAGGACAGGGAAAACCATCAGGGGCAGAACCTGGATACTCCTGAGCTACGGAAAAGACACATGCCTGGGCCTCCAAGCAGCCCTTTGGAGGCAAAAGCCACCTTCTGTGATGTGACAGCTGCTGAGCCCCACAACACTCTGGATGATGTTTACAGCCTGTTCTTTGTCAATAACAACTGGTATTTCTTCCTCCGCCTCCACCAGACTCTGTGCTCTAGGCTCCTGAAGATTTATCGACAAGCTCAGAAGCAGCTTCTGGAATATCGgactgaaaaagagagagagaaactccTTTgtgaggggagaaaagaaaaaaccaatGATCCAGCCATGGAACTAAGACTGAAGCAACCAA GTGAGGTGGAACTGGAGGAGTACTACCCTGCCTTCCTGGACATGGTGAGGAGCCTGCTGGATGGGAACATTGACCCAACGCAGTACGAGGACACTCTGAGGGAGATGTTCACCATCCATGCCTATATTGGCTTCACGATGGACAAACTGGTGCAGAACATTGTCCGCCAG CTTCACCACCTAGTGAGTGATGACATCTGCCTGAAGGTAGTTGAGCTGTACCTGAATGAGAGGAAGCGCGGTGCTGCCGGAGGGAACCTGTCCTCCAGGTGTGTCCGGGCAGCAAAGGAGACCAGCTATCAGTGGAAGGCTGAGCGCTGCATGGCAGATGAGAACTGTTTCAAG GTCAtgtttcttcagagaaaaggaCAGGTGATCATGACCATTGAGCTTCTGGATACAGAAGAAACCCAGACAGAAGATCCTGTGGAGGTCCAG CACCTGGCCAACTACATGGAGCAGTACGTTGGGGTGGAAGGAGCTCCCAACAACCAGAACGATGGCTTCCTCCTGAAACCAGTCTTTCTGCAGAG AAACCTGAAGAGGTTCCGCAGGTGGCAGTGCAAGCAGGTCAGGGCCCTGCGCAGCGAGGTGAAGAGCTCCTGGAAGAGGCTGATTGGGGTGGAAAGTGCCTGCAACGTGGACTGCAGGTTCAAGCTCAACACCCACAAGATGATGTTCATCATGAACTCGGAGGATTACATGTACAGGAGAggagctctctgcagagccaaGCAG GTACAGCCAATGGTGCTGCTGAAGCATCACCAGCAGTTTGAAGAGTGGCACAATCGGTGGCTAGAAGAGAACGTGAGCATGGAGGCAGTTGATGTGGTTCAAGACTGGCTCATGGGAGATGAAGACGAGGAGATGGTGCCCTGTAAAACCACGTGTGAGACAGTGAATGTCCACGGGGTCCCAGTGAACAGATACAGAGTTCAGTACAGTCGCCGTCCAGCTTCACCCTGA
- the SIN3B gene encoding paired amphipathic helix protein Sin3b isoform X2 encodes MAAGGGGRGGSAPRWGSARAAPQEKLPVHVEDALSYLDQVKIRFGSDPATYNGFLEIMKEFKSQSIDTPGVIRRVSQLFHEHPDLIVGFNAFLPLGYRIEIPKNGKLSIQSPLNSQKEQLNTKGRPFRGMSEEEVFTEVANLFRGQEDLLSEFGQFLPEAKRSLFTGNGPCEVNSVQKTEHEKNLEHSKKRSRPLLLRPVSGPAKKKMKLRGTKDLSVATVGKYGTLQEFSFFDKVRRVLKSQEVYENFLRCIALFNQELVSGSELLQLVTPFLGKFPELFAQFKSFLGVKELSFASPLSDRSGDGMSREIDYASCKRIGSSYRALPKTYQQPKCSGRTAICKEVLNDTWVSFPSWSEDSTFVSSKKTPYEEQLHRCEDERFELDVVLETNLATIRVLESVQKKLSRLTQEDQEKFRLDDCLGGTSEVIQRRAIYRIYGDKAPEIIESLKKNPVTAVPVVLKRLKAKEEEWREAQQGFNKIWREQYEKAYLKSLDHQAVNFKQNDTKALRSKSLLNEIESVYDEHQEQHSEGRSSSTNEPHLIFIYEDKQILEDAASLISYYVKRQPTIQKEDQATIRQIVHHFIPELFFSQPPEHNISEESTDEDRENHQGQNLDTPELRKRHMPGPPSSPLEAKATFCDVTAAEPHNTLDDVYSLFFVNNNWYFFLRLHQTLCSRLLKIYRQAQKQLLEYRTEKEREKLLCEGRKEKTNDPAMELRLKQPSEVELEEYYPAFLDMVRSLLDGNIDPTQYEDTLREMFTIHAYIGFTMDKLVQNIVRQLHHLVSDDICLKVVELYLNERKRGAAGGNLSSRCVRAAKETSYQWKAERCMADENCFKVMFLQRKGQVIMTIELLDTEETQTEDPVEVQHLANYMEQYVGVEGAPNNQNDGFLLKPVFLQRNLKRFRRWQCKQVRALRSEVKSSWKRLIGVESACNVDCRFKLNTHKMMFIMNSEDYMYRRGALCRAKQVQPMVLLKHHQQFEEWHNRWLEENVSMEAVDVVQDWLMGDEDEEMVPCKTTCETVNVHGVPVNRYRVQYSRRPASP; translated from the exons GGAGATCATGAAAGAGTTCAAGAGCCAGAG CATTGACACACCTGGCGTAATCCGACGTGTTTCACAGCTTTTCCATGAGCATCCTGACCTCATTGTGGGATTCAATGCTTTCCTCCCTCTGGGCTACAGGATAGAAATTCCAAAGAATGGGAAGTTAAGTATACAGTCACCTTTGAACAGTCAG AAAGAGCAGCTGAACACTAAAGGCCGACCCTTCCGAGGCATGTCAGAGGAAGAAGTGTTTACTGAAGTAGCAAATCTCTTCAGGGGACAGGAGGATCTGCTCTCTGAGTTTGGACAATTCCTCCCAGAGGCTAAAAGGTCTTTG TTCACAGGAAATGGACCATGTGAAGTGAACAGCGTCCAGAAAACTGAGCATGAGAAGAATCTGGAGCACAGCAAAAAGCGATCCCGACCGCTGCTGCTGCGCCCTGTTTCTGGCCCAGCAAAG aagaaaatgaaactgcGAGGTACCAAAGATCTGTCAGTAGCAACAGTGGGGAAATATGGGACATTGCAagagttttccttctttgacaAG GTTCGAAGGGTCCTGAAGAGTCAGGAGGTCTATGAAAATTTTCTCCGTTGCATTGCTCTCTTCAACCAGGAGTTGGTCTCTGGCTCTGAGTTGCTCCAGCTGGTTACACCATTTCTGGG GAAATTCCCAGAACTCTTTGCACAGTTCAAGTCCTTCCTTGGTGTGAAAGAGCTTTCATTTGCTTCTCCCCTGAGCGACCGGTCTGGGGACGGGATGAGCCGGGAGATCGATTACGCTTCCTGCAAACGGATCGGATCCAGTTACCGGGCTCTCCCCAAAACCTACCAGCAGCCAAAGTGCAGTGGAAGAACAGCCATTTGCAAGGAG GTGTTAAATGATACCTGGGTTTCATTTCCATCCTGGTCTGAAGACTCCACTTTTGTCAGCTCCAAGAAGACtccttatgaggagcagctgcaccGCTGTGAAGATGAGCGGTTTGAG TTGGATGTTGTCTTGGAGACCAACTTAGCCACAATACGTGTGCTGGAGAGTGTGCAAAAGAAACTGTCTCGACTGACTCAAGAGGATCAGGAGAAGTTCCGACTGGATGACTGCTTGGGAGGGACATCAGAGGTGATCCAGCGCCGGGCCATCTATCGCATCTACGGTGATAAAGCACCAGAGATCATTGAAAGTCTTAAGAAAAACCCAGTTACTGCAGTTCCTGTTGTTCTTAAGAG GTTGAAAGCCAAAGAGGAGGAATGGCGGGAGGCCCAGCAAGGCTTCAACAAGATTTGGCGGGAGCAGTACGAGAAGGCCTACCTGAAGTCACTCGACCACCAGGCTGTCAACTTCAAGCAAAATGACACCAAAGCTTTGCGCTCCAAGAGCTTGCTGAATGAAATTGAGAGTGTCTATGATGAG CATCAGGAGCAGCATTCAGAGGGGAGAAGTTCATCCACAAACGAGCCTCATCTTATCTTTATCTATGAAGATAAGCAGATTTTGGAAGATGCAGCATCTCTTATCAGCTATTATGTAAAAAGGCAGCCCACTATCCAGAAGGAGGATCAAGCAACCATCCGGCAGATTGTGCATCACTTCATCCCTGAGCTGTTCTTCTCTCAGCCCCCCGAGCACAATATTTCTGAAGAATCAACAGATGAGGACAGGGAAAACCATCAGGGGCAGAACCTGGATACTCCTGAGCTACGGAAAAGACACATGCCTGGGCCTCCAAGCAGCCCTTTGGAGGCAAAAGCCACCTTCTGTGATGTGACAGCTGCTGAGCCCCACAACACTCTGGATGATGTTTACAGCCTGTTCTTTGTCAATAACAACTGGTATTTCTTCCTCCGCCTCCACCAGACTCTGTGCTCTAGGCTCCTGAAGATTTATCGACAAGCTCAGAAGCAGCTTCTGGAATATCGgactgaaaaagagagagagaaactccTTTgtgaggggagaaaagaaaaaaccaatGATCCAGCCATGGAACTAAGACTGAAGCAACCAA GTGAGGTGGAACTGGAGGAGTACTACCCTGCCTTCCTGGACATGGTGAGGAGCCTGCTGGATGGGAACATTGACCCAACGCAGTACGAGGACACTCTGAGGGAGATGTTCACCATCCATGCCTATATTGGCTTCACGATGGACAAACTGGTGCAGAACATTGTCCGCCAG CTTCACCACCTAGTGAGTGATGACATCTGCCTGAAGGTAGTTGAGCTGTACCTGAATGAGAGGAAGCGCGGTGCTGCCGGAGGGAACCTGTCCTCCAGGTGTGTCCGGGCAGCAAAGGAGACCAGCTATCAGTGGAAGGCTGAGCGCTGCATGGCAGATGAGAACTGTTTCAAG GTCAtgtttcttcagagaaaaggaCAGGTGATCATGACCATTGAGCTTCTGGATACAGAAGAAACCCAGACAGAAGATCCTGTGGAGGTCCAG CACCTGGCCAACTACATGGAGCAGTACGTTGGGGTGGAAGGAGCTCCCAACAACCAGAACGATGGCTTCCTCCTGAAACCAGTCTTTCTGCAGAG AAACCTGAAGAGGTTCCGCAGGTGGCAGTGCAAGCAGGTCAGGGCCCTGCGCAGCGAGGTGAAGAGCTCCTGGAAGAGGCTGATTGGGGTGGAAAGTGCCTGCAACGTGGACTGCAGGTTCAAGCTCAACACCCACAAGATGATGTTCATCATGAACTCGGAGGATTACATGTACAGGAGAggagctctctgcagagccaaGCAG GTACAGCCAATGGTGCTGCTGAAGCATCACCAGCAGTTTGAAGAGTGGCACAATCGGTGGCTAGAAGAGAACGTGAGCATGGAGGCAGTTGATGTGGTTCAAGACTGGCTCATGGGAGATGAAGACGAGGAGATGGTGCCCTGTAAAACCACGTGTGAGACAGTGAATGTCCACGGGGTCCCAGTGAACAGATACAGAGTTCAGTACAGTCGCCGTCCAGCTTCACCCTGA
- the F2RL3 gene encoding proteinase-activated receptor 4: MGTLGNRRLPHGLVLCCAFWGLCLASSDYDDYSQDSTNEPVTTPEITPSPRAIPGEKVTVKNVTYLLLHEATRSQLDSAVAVRLIPCLYTLVFLVGLPANGLALWVLASRAEKLTSTVFLMNLAAADLLLVLVLPFKIFYYFLGNHWPFGEGLCRLSTALFYGNMYCSVLLLTCISVDRYLAVVHPFFSRSFRTPAFAACTCTASWLCAAVLTLPLTLQQQSYPLYGTDLTVCHDVLPRQENDGYYFYYFVCLIACAFLAPLLVMLFSYCSVLRALLGSGKRYSYSMKLTALVLFTLVAFYTPSNVLLLVHYSSYSSKLYGSLYISYMLSLAISTFNSCADPFVYYYVSEDFRDKVRRKFFSHRKQNTTSLKTSKETLPQKSSRDLLV; encoded by the exons ATGGGAACGCTCGGGAACAGGCGGCTGCCCCACgggctggtgctgtgctgtgccttcTGGGGTCTCTGCCTGGCCTCTTCAGACTACGATG ATTACTCCCAGGACAGCACCAACGAGCCAGTCACGACGCCAGAGATCACCCCGTCTCCCCGCGCCATCCCCGGGGAGAAGGTGACAGTGAAGAACGTCACGTACCTGCTGCTCCACGAGGCCACCCGCTCCCAGCTGGACAGCGCGGTCGCCGTGCGGCTCATCCCCTGCCTCTACACCCTGGTCTTCCTGGTGGGGCTGCCCGCCAACGGGCTGGCCCTGTGGGTGCTGGCCAGCAGGGCTGAGAAGCTGACCTCCACCGTCTTCCTGATGAACCTGGCTGCAGCAGACCTGCTGCTCGTCCTGGTGCTGCCCTTCAAGATTTTCTACTATTTCCTGGGGAACCACTGGCCCTTCGGGGAAGGGCTGTGCCGGCTCAGCACCGCCCTCTTCTACGGGAACATGTACTGCTCCGTGCTGCTGCTCACCTGCATCAGCGTGGACCGGTACCTGGCCGTGGTGCATCCTTTCTTTTCCCGTTCTTTCCGCActcctgcctttgctgcctGCACCTGCACGGCCAGCTGGCTCTGTGCTGCCGTCCTCACCCTGCccctcaccctgcagcagcagtccTACCCCCTCTACGGAACAGACCTCACCGTCTGCCACGATGTTCTCCCCAGGCAGGAGAACGACGGCTACTACTTCTACTACTTCGTCTGCCTGATCGCCTGTGCTTTCCTGGCTCCCCTGCTGGTGATGCTCTTCAGCTACTGCTCCGTCCTGCGAGCCCTCCTGGGCAGCGGGAAGCGCTACTCCTACTCTATGAAGCTCACAGCTCTCGTGCTCTTCAccctggtggccttctacacACCCAGCAACGTTCTCCTCCTTGTCCACTACTCCAGCTACAGCTCCAAGCTGTACGGCAGCCTGTACATCAGCTACATGTTGAGCTTGGCCATCAGCACCTTCAACAGCTGCGCCGATCCCTTTGTCTACTACTACGTTTCTGAAGACTTCAGGGACAAGGTGAGGAGGAAGTTCTTCAgtcacaggaaacaaaacaccacTTCCCTAAAAACCTCCAAGGAAACGCTCCCTCAAAAAAGTTCCAGAGACTTACTGGTGTGA